A single genomic interval of Melanotaenia boesemani isolate fMelBoe1 chromosome 4, fMelBoe1.pri, whole genome shotgun sequence harbors:
- the LOC121637630 gene encoding uncharacterized protein LOC121637630 isoform X6 translates to MKFLLFVAFVATISTVNGGKTARLLAAMNAGMLNGMIGGGLNPALMAGGGVGLIGQAPFAQFVPGVPALALRAPVPNVFPAAAVNAVSLTHILPFMGAPQMAQMNPPQQPQMLPFMGAPQMAQMNPPQQPQMGMAGGAVQQQPPVQPDPLRRFRRQTLKSENTLKTTVNTQIPAPESTTVPPCNEDNNHLNY, encoded by the exons ATGAAGTTTCTTCTCTTTGTTGCATTTGTAGCAACTATCTCCACT GTCAATGGAGGCAAG ACGGCGAGGCTGTTGGCAGCTATGAATGCAGGAATGCTCAATGGAATGATAGGTGGAGGTCTAAACCCAGCTTTGATGGCTGGTGGTGGAGTAGGTTTGATTGGGCAGGCCCCATTTGCTCAG TTTGTACCTGGAGTTCCCGCCTTAGCTCTTCGAGCTCCTGTCCCTAATGTGTTCCCTGCAGCAGCAGTCAATGCAGTTAGTTTAACACATATT CTTCCTTTCATGGGAGCTCCACAAATGGCCCAGATGAATCctcctcagcaacctcagatg CTTCCTTTCATGGGTGCTCCACAAATGGCCCAAATGAATCctcctcagcaacctcagatg GGGATGGCAGGTGGTGCTGTGCAACAGCAACCTCCAGTTCAGCCTGATCCACTCAGGAGATTCAGG CGCCAGACTCTGAAATCTGAAAACACCCTGAAGACTACTGTGAACACTCAG ATTCCAGCTCCTGAGTCAACAACAGTACCCCCATGTAACGAAGACAATAATCATCTGAATTATTAA
- the LOC121637630 gene encoding uncharacterized protein LOC121637630 isoform X8, translating to MKFLLFVAFVATISTVNGGKTARLLAAMNAGMLNGMIGGGLNPALMAGGGVGLIGQAPFAQFVPGVPALALRAPVPNVFPAAAVNALPFMGAPQMAQMNPPQQPQMLPFMGAPQMAQMNPPQQPQMGMAGGAVQQQPPVQPDPLRRFRRQTLKSENTLKTTVNTQIPAPESTTVPPCNEDNNHLNY from the exons ATGAAGTTTCTTCTCTTTGTTGCATTTGTAGCAACTATCTCCACT GTCAATGGAGGCAAG ACGGCGAGGCTGTTGGCAGCTATGAATGCAGGAATGCTCAATGGAATGATAGGTGGAGGTCTAAACCCAGCTTTGATGGCTGGTGGTGGAGTAGGTTTGATTGGGCAGGCCCCATTTGCTCAG TTTGTACCTGGAGTTCCCGCCTTAGCTCTTCGAGCTCCTGTCCCTAATGTGTTCCCTGCAGCAGCAGTCAATGCA CTTCCTTTCATGGGAGCTCCACAAATGGCCCAGATGAATCctcctcagcaacctcagatg CTTCCTTTCATGGGTGCTCCACAAATGGCCCAAATGAATCctcctcagcaacctcagatg GGGATGGCAGGTGGTGCTGTGCAACAGCAACCTCCAGTTCAGCCTGATCCACTCAGGAGATTCAGG CGCCAGACTCTGAAATCTGAAAACACCCTGAAGACTACTGTGAACACTCAG ATTCCAGCTCCTGAGTCAACAACAGTACCCCCATGTAACGAAGACAATAATCATCTGAATTATTAA
- the LOC121637630 gene encoding hepatocyte growth factor-regulated tyrosine kinase substrate-like isoform X3: protein MKFLLFVAFVATISTVNGGKTARLLAAMNAGMLNGMIGGGLNPALMAGGGVGLIGQAPFAQFVPGVPALALRAPVPNVFPAAAVNAVSLTHILPFMGAPQMAQMNPPQQPQMLPFMGAPQMAQMNPPQQPQMLPFMGAPQMAQMNPPQQPQMGMAGGAVQQQPPVQPDPLRRFRRQTLKSENTLKTTVNTQIPAPESTTVPPCNEDNNHLNY from the exons ATGAAGTTTCTTCTCTTTGTTGCATTTGTAGCAACTATCTCCACT GTCAATGGAGGCAAG ACGGCGAGGCTGTTGGCAGCTATGAATGCAGGAATGCTCAATGGAATGATAGGTGGAGGTCTAAACCCAGCTTTGATGGCTGGTGGTGGAGTAGGTTTGATTGGGCAGGCCCCATTTGCTCAG TTTGTACCTGGAGTTCCCGCCTTAGCTCTTCGAGCTCCTGTCCCTAATGTGTTCCCTGCAGCAGCAGTCAATGCAGTTAGTTTAACACATATT CTTCCTTTCATGGGAGCTCCACAAATGGCCCAGATGAATCctcctcagcaacctcagatg CTTCCTTTCATGGGTGCTCCACAAATGGCTCAGATGAATCctcctcagcaacctcagatg CTTCCTTTCATGGGTGCTCCACAAATGGCCCAAATGAATCctcctcagcaacctcagatg GGGATGGCAGGTGGTGCTGTGCAACAGCAACCTCCAGTTCAGCCTGATCCACTCAGGAGATTCAGG CGCCAGACTCTGAAATCTGAAAACACCCTGAAGACTACTGTGAACACTCAG ATTCCAGCTCCTGAGTCAACAACAGTACCCCCATGTAACGAAGACAATAATCATCTGAATTATTAA
- the LOC121637630 gene encoding hepatocyte growth factor-regulated tyrosine kinase substrate-like isoform X2, which yields MKFLLFVAFVATISTVNGGKTARLLAAMNAGMLNGMIGGGLNPALMAGGGVGLIGQAPFAQFVPGVPALALRAPVPNVFPAAAVNALPFMGAPQMAQMNPPQQPQMLPFMGAPQMAQMNPPQQPQMLPFMGAPQMAQMNPPQQPQMLPFMGAPQMAQMNPPQQPQMGMAGGAVQQQPPVQPDPLRRFRRQTLKSENTLKTTVNTQIPAPESTTVPPCNEDNNHLNY from the exons ATGAAGTTTCTTCTCTTTGTTGCATTTGTAGCAACTATCTCCACT GTCAATGGAGGCAAG ACGGCGAGGCTGTTGGCAGCTATGAATGCAGGAATGCTCAATGGAATGATAGGTGGAGGTCTAAACCCAGCTTTGATGGCTGGTGGTGGAGTAGGTTTGATTGGGCAGGCCCCATTTGCTCAG TTTGTACCTGGAGTTCCCGCCTTAGCTCTTCGAGCTCCTGTCCCTAATGTGTTCCCTGCAGCAGCAGTCAATGCA CTTCCTTTCATGGGAGCTCCACAAATGGCCCAGATGAATCctcctcagcaacctcagatg CTTCCTTTCATGGGTGCTCCACAAATGGCCCAGATGAATCctcctcagcaacctcagatg CTTCCTTTCATGGGTGCTCCACAAATGGCTCAGATGAATCctcctcagcaacctcagatg CTTCCTTTCATGGGTGCTCCACAAATGGCCCAAATGAATCctcctcagcaacctcagatg GGGATGGCAGGTGGTGCTGTGCAACAGCAACCTCCAGTTCAGCCTGATCCACTCAGGAGATTCAGG CGCCAGACTCTGAAATCTGAAAACACCCTGAAGACTACTGTGAACACTCAG ATTCCAGCTCCTGAGTCAACAACAGTACCCCCATGTAACGAAGACAATAATCATCTGAATTATTAA
- the LOC121637630 gene encoding hepatocyte growth factor-regulated tyrosine kinase substrate-like isoform X1, translating into MKFLLFVAFVATISTVNGGKTARLLAAMNAGMLNGMIGGGLNPALMAGGGVGLIGQAPFAQFVPGVPALALRAPVPNVFPAAAVNAVSLTHILPFMGAPQMAQMNPPQQPQMLPFMGAPQMAQMNPPQQPQMLPFMGAPQMAQMNPPQQPQMLPFMGAPQMAQMNPPQQPQMGMAGGAVQQQPPVQPDPLRRFRRQTLKSENTLKTTVNTQIPAPESTTVPPCNEDNNHLNY; encoded by the exons ATGAAGTTTCTTCTCTTTGTTGCATTTGTAGCAACTATCTCCACT GTCAATGGAGGCAAG ACGGCGAGGCTGTTGGCAGCTATGAATGCAGGAATGCTCAATGGAATGATAGGTGGAGGTCTAAACCCAGCTTTGATGGCTGGTGGTGGAGTAGGTTTGATTGGGCAGGCCCCATTTGCTCAG TTTGTACCTGGAGTTCCCGCCTTAGCTCTTCGAGCTCCTGTCCCTAATGTGTTCCCTGCAGCAGCAGTCAATGCAGTTAGTTTAACACATATT CTTCCTTTCATGGGAGCTCCACAAATGGCCCAGATGAATCctcctcagcaacctcagatg CTTCCTTTCATGGGTGCTCCACAAATGGCCCAGATGAATCctcctcagcaacctcagatg CTTCCTTTCATGGGTGCTCCACAAATGGCTCAGATGAATCctcctcagcaacctcagatg CTTCCTTTCATGGGTGCTCCACAAATGGCCCAAATGAATCctcctcagcaacctcagatg GGGATGGCAGGTGGTGCTGTGCAACAGCAACCTCCAGTTCAGCCTGATCCACTCAGGAGATTCAGG CGCCAGACTCTGAAATCTGAAAACACCCTGAAGACTACTGTGAACACTCAG ATTCCAGCTCCTGAGTCAACAACAGTACCCCCATGTAACGAAGACAATAATCATCTGAATTATTAA
- the LOC121637630 gene encoding hepatocyte growth factor-regulated tyrosine kinase substrate-like isoform X4, with translation MKFLLFVAFVATISTVNGGKTARLLAAMNAGMLNGMIGGGLNPALMAGGGVGLIGQAPFAQFVPGVPALALRAPVPNVFPAAAVNAVSLTHILPFMGAPQMAQMNPPQQPQMLPFMGAPQMAQMNPPQQPQMLPFMGAPQMAQMNPPQQPQMGMAGGAVQQQPPVQPDPLRRFRRQTLKSENTLKTTVNTQIPAPESTTVPPCNEDNNHLNY, from the exons ATGAAGTTTCTTCTCTTTGTTGCATTTGTAGCAACTATCTCCACT GTCAATGGAGGCAAG ACGGCGAGGCTGTTGGCAGCTATGAATGCAGGAATGCTCAATGGAATGATAGGTGGAGGTCTAAACCCAGCTTTGATGGCTGGTGGTGGAGTAGGTTTGATTGGGCAGGCCCCATTTGCTCAG TTTGTACCTGGAGTTCCCGCCTTAGCTCTTCGAGCTCCTGTCCCTAATGTGTTCCCTGCAGCAGCAGTCAATGCAGTTAGTTTAACACATATT CTTCCTTTCATGGGAGCTCCACAAATGGCCCAGATGAATCctcctcagcaacctcagatg CTTCCTTTCATGGGTGCTCCACAAATGGCCCAGATGAATCctcctcagcaacctcagatg CTTCCTTTCATGGGTGCTCCACAAATGGCCCAAATGAATCctcctcagcaacctcagatg GGGATGGCAGGTGGTGCTGTGCAACAGCAACCTCCAGTTCAGCCTGATCCACTCAGGAGATTCAGG CGCCAGACTCTGAAATCTGAAAACACCCTGAAGACTACTGTGAACACTCAG ATTCCAGCTCCTGAGTCAACAACAGTACCCCCATGTAACGAAGACAATAATCATCTGAATTATTAA
- the LOC121637630 gene encoding hepatocyte growth factor-regulated tyrosine kinase substrate-like isoform X5, translated as MKFLLFVAFVATISTVNGGKTARLLAAMNAGMLNGMIGGGLNPALMAGGGVGLIGQAPFAQFVPGVPALALRAPVPNVFPAAAVNALPFMGAPQMAQMNPPQQPQMLPFMGAPQMAQMNPPQQPQMLPFMGAPQMAQMNPPQQPQMGMAGGAVQQQPPVQPDPLRRFRRQTLKSENTLKTTVNTQIPAPESTTVPPCNEDNNHLNY; from the exons ATGAAGTTTCTTCTCTTTGTTGCATTTGTAGCAACTATCTCCACT GTCAATGGAGGCAAG ACGGCGAGGCTGTTGGCAGCTATGAATGCAGGAATGCTCAATGGAATGATAGGTGGAGGTCTAAACCCAGCTTTGATGGCTGGTGGTGGAGTAGGTTTGATTGGGCAGGCCCCATTTGCTCAG TTTGTACCTGGAGTTCCCGCCTTAGCTCTTCGAGCTCCTGTCCCTAATGTGTTCCCTGCAGCAGCAGTCAATGCA CTTCCTTTCATGGGAGCTCCACAAATGGCCCAGATGAATCctcctcagcaacctcagatg CTTCCTTTCATGGGTGCTCCACAAATGGCTCAGATGAATCctcctcagcaacctcagatg CTTCCTTTCATGGGTGCTCCACAAATGGCCCAAATGAATCctcctcagcaacctcagatg GGGATGGCAGGTGGTGCTGTGCAACAGCAACCTCCAGTTCAGCCTGATCCACTCAGGAGATTCAGG CGCCAGACTCTGAAATCTGAAAACACCCTGAAGACTACTGTGAACACTCAG ATTCCAGCTCCTGAGTCAACAACAGTACCCCCATGTAACGAAGACAATAATCATCTGAATTATTAA
- the LOC121637630 gene encoding uncharacterized protein LOC121637630 isoform X7, with amino-acid sequence MKFLLFVAFVATISTVNGGKTARLLAAMNAGMLNGMIGGGLNPALMAGGGVGLIGQAPFAQFVPGVPALALRAPVPNVFPAAAVNAVSLTHILPFMGAPQMAQMNPPQQPQMLPFMGAPQMAQMNPPQQPQMGMAGGAVQQQPPVQPDPLRRFRRQTLKSENTLKTTVNTQIPAPESTTVPPCNEDNNHLNY; translated from the exons ATGAAGTTTCTTCTCTTTGTTGCATTTGTAGCAACTATCTCCACT GTCAATGGAGGCAAG ACGGCGAGGCTGTTGGCAGCTATGAATGCAGGAATGCTCAATGGAATGATAGGTGGAGGTCTAAACCCAGCTTTGATGGCTGGTGGTGGAGTAGGTTTGATTGGGCAGGCCCCATTTGCTCAG TTTGTACCTGGAGTTCCCGCCTTAGCTCTTCGAGCTCCTGTCCCTAATGTGTTCCCTGCAGCAGCAGTCAATGCAGTTAGTTTAACACATATT CTTCCTTTCATGGGAGCTCCACAAATGGCCCAGATGAATCctcctcagcaacctcagatg CTTCCTTTCATGGGTGCTCCACAAATGGCCCAGATGAATCctcctcagcaacctcagatg GGGATGGCAGGTGGTGCTGTGCAACAGCAACCTCCAGTTCAGCCTGATCCACTCAGGAGATTCAGG CGCCAGACTCTGAAATCTGAAAACACCCTGAAGACTACTGTGAACACTCAG ATTCCAGCTCCTGAGTCAACAACAGTACCCCCATGTAACGAAGACAATAATCATCTGAATTATTAA